From the genome of Zalophus californianus isolate mZalCal1 chromosome 5, mZalCal1.pri.v2, whole genome shotgun sequence:
AACCttgaaaagaggagaaaggaagccaGATCTGTCTCTTCCATCTAGAGGCCGCAGCAAAGACCAAGGCTCAGCCTCAGATTCCAACTCAGCACCAGCTGCAATTTGAGGTTCTCCTCTAGAAGCCTGAGAACCAAGGCTAATAGGAAAACACAGCCAGGAAGAGCAGAAACACCaaaggaagaagttgctgagaaGTGCCATGGCCTCAAAGAACTAGCAAGGGATACATTTCCCCCTACCAGTCTTCTTGCTAAAAGCCCGGAAGAGCCTAGGTCAATCTCTTAAATAAACTTTAGGTGCGTGGGTAGGCTAGGGTCACTTCTGTAATCAGACCTCAAGGATGCCTAGCTGAAGATAATTTTTATCAGCTGTGCATCAAACCGCTGATAACGTCCTATTTACCCAATTTGTCATTAGATATAGATGCATCTGGTTATTTAGGTTTCCTCTCCccctttttcccttctcccttttaAAGAGGCATTTATTTAAAACCTCTTAGGTTATTGTTATGCCAATGGACTAGTTATGCAAGCTGAAAGGCCAAGAGAATTGAGAAATGATCTTAAAACCACCCATTTTTTTGAGATTAGGGTTCTTAAAACGTTCCTTAGGTGCTTGCTGAAACTTCCAAAGCACGTGGGAAAGCTATTCAGGATGATAGGAAGATCTGTTGATACTCGGTGTATTGGattcactcttcctctcccttcatcCTCGTCACCGCTCCCACTTCCAGGTGCTTTGAATAATTACTTACTGCGTGTTGATTTGGAGAGTGAGAAAAAGTCACAATTGGCATTGAAATTCCAGAGAGCAGGGAACTGTTGGGTTGCCCAGTTCAGGGAGCTTCCTATGGAATATGTACTTGGAATACTGAAGTATGCCTTAGAAGGGACATCACCTTTAACCttgactcatttttatttattttaaaatatttcatttatttatttgacagagagagacacagcgagagagggaacacaagcagggggagtgggagaggctgaagcaggcttcctgctgagcgggaagccccaTGGAGGGCTcgatggagggctccatcccaggaccttgggatcctgacccgagctgaaggcagacgccttacgactgagccacccaggcgcccctactcatttttaaatataatatcttGAACCTTTGGTCTGCACATTCATCTATACATATTTTGGTCGAAAGGTTTGGAGATGTTtgcagggtttgtttttttaattactttaattttaatttttaatttaacttgcTAGGGTGTTTTTGTTCTTGGTATAAGGGCTTAAGTTCTTGGAGCTGAGACAAAGGCTAGAAATGATGTGTTAGGAAAACGAGACAAAGGTGCGCCATGAAAGCCTGAAATGAGTGCATCTCCAGTGCACCCGCGAACAGACCACGCTGAAAGGAAGTCAACCCACACTCCTGGTACGAGATTCAGAAAGCAGTCGGTGCAGTACCTAGGTTGATGAAACCGAGACATGCTTGCAAATTTTAAGTTCATTGCCTGCCAAGACTTCCCGGCCCCTGGCTAGGAGGCAGGGTTCCATAAAACACACGCCAACTGCTGAACGACAGCTTACTCCAACATCACATATGGCCGGCAATATCCACGAACAAAACATTTACAGACGCTCTGCTTCAGGCAGAAAGGCCAGGCCAGCAGCATCCTTCCGTAGAAAGTGCTTTCGGAAACGCCGAGGACGCCCGCGGGGCAGTGGAGAAGCGTGGGCGGCGGGCCCTCCCCGGCTGCGCAGCCCGCCCCCGGCCAGAcctgggtgggaggtggtggCCAGCCCGCGGCTGCGGAGGTGGCCTCGTCCCTCCTACCGCCACCCCCGGCCGGTTATCATCTGTCTGCCCATTCCTTGGGGACTCCTCCTGGGGCGCAACTTGAGGAAGCCTTTTTATTCTACCCGGGGACAGTCACAGTCTAAGCCCCGCCCGTGGATTCTCGGACCGCGGCGGCCGAGAGAAGCCCCGAGAGGCACGTCCCTGATCCTGGTCCCGGGGTCGCTGGTGTTCTGAGAAGAACCGACCCCTTTAGCGCCCGGAGCGGGGCGGAGAAGGCCGCATGCGGCGGCCCCTCCTCCGGCCCCCGGGCGCTCTCCACAGGCCCTCGACGCCGGCTGGCCCTTCTCTACACCTCTCTGCGCCCCTCGGCGCGGGCCGCTCCCTGCGGTGACAGGAGGCTGAGGGATGCCGTGAAGGCCTCGCGGggcgcgcccccgccgccccggccgcAAAGCCCGTCGGGGCCTGGAGTCCCGCGctcggccccgcccccaggcgggccaccacccccaccccggccaggGCACTTCCCCGCAGAAGGGGGAGCAACGGCGCCTCCCCCTGGAGACGGCCGGAAAATGGTATTCCCCGGAAGTGACTTCACGGCCTCCTGGACCGGCGTCCAAACCTAGCGGAAGTGACGGACGGAGGCCGGTGGTTCCCGGGACTGCGGAGGGCGAGGTGAGCCCCCGCGCGGGAGTGAGGTCCGGTCGCGTGGTCGTGGGGGTCCCTGGGAGGGTGGGGCGCCGCCTGGGTCGGGAAGGATGAGGGGCTCCGGGGCGGGCGTCTTGGGTCGGGGGCGGCGCGTCCCGGGACTGAGGCAAGCGCCCGTCCACCCTCGGTCTTGcaggcgccgccgccgccgccaccgccatGGGCCGCGAGTTTGGGAATCTCGTCCGGATGCGGCATGTGATCACCTACAGCTTGTCGCCCTTCGAGCAGCGCGCCTTCCCGCACTACTTCAGCAAGGGCATCCCCAACGTGCTGCgccgcgcgcgcgcgtgcgcccTTCGCGTCGTGCCCCGTGAGTGCCTTGGCCCGGTTGGGGGGCGGGACTCCCGTCAGACGCTGAGCGACAGCGGGCCCCCTCAGGGAGCTCCCTCTACTTGCCGCACACACGTGTTCTC
Proteins encoded in this window:
- the LOC113928989 gene encoding cytochrome b-c1 complex subunit 8, with amino-acid sequence MGREFGNLVRMRHVITYSLSPFEQRAFPHYFSKGIPNVLRRARACALRVVPPFVAFYLVYTWGTQEFEKSKRKNPAAYENDK